From the Streptomyces syringium genome, one window contains:
- a CDS encoding MMPL family transporter translates to MTTFPVRMARWSAGHPWRAIAGWFLFVALCLGTGISVGGNAATSEDFRVGEAGRAEAMAAGGGLQQRPVERVLISAKPGTGTLDRAAADTAARDITARMRKLPEVGAVAAPVRSADGRAVRVDVTMKGPELDGKKHVDPLRAQTAAVQAAHPGLRVEETGSPSISKGVEKLRGDDLSRTELIALPVTLITLLFVFRSVAMATVPLLLALSSIAAAIGLSMPASHAFPDAGVGTNVILLIGLAVGVDYTLFYLKREREERARAGGRLSSQAVVELAAATSGRAVVLSGLAVAVSSATLYLVDDVIFSSIATGAIVVTLVAVVSSLTVLPALLATFGERAERRALRKAARAAGRGTAQPTHPPQPKARAGRITGAVLRATSRRPAATLTVAVLATLALAAPLLDLELTDMGRETHSRSIPAMRTYDRLNHAFPELKSMHQVVVRAEPALAGEVTGALRALARRAEADPALAGTAELRTSPDRRVSLLELPVPHHVSSDAAQTSLERLRQRYVPATVGQVTGARTAVTGDVARYADYPEHQRQKLPIVIGSLLLVTFAMTVWAFRSLVLGLVGVALNLLSAAASLGLLVLVFQDEWAESLLDFTSTGSVGSRVPLFLFVILFGLSMDYQVFVITRIREGVLRGVPTRQAVLDGIGGSASVVTSAAFVMVTVFASFVPLHIMEMKQIGFSLAVAVLIDAFVIRIVILPALMLLLGDRCWWPSRNGRGAHHVVPAGRPLENVG, encoded by the coding sequence ATGACGACTTTCCCTGTACGCATGGCTCGTTGGAGCGCCGGACACCCGTGGCGCGCCATAGCCGGCTGGTTCCTCTTCGTCGCCCTGTGTCTCGGCACCGGGATCTCGGTGGGCGGCAACGCCGCCACCAGTGAGGACTTCCGCGTCGGCGAAGCGGGCCGGGCGGAGGCCATGGCGGCCGGGGGCGGTCTGCAACAAAGGCCCGTGGAGCGCGTGCTGATTTCCGCGAAGCCGGGCACGGGCACGCTCGACCGGGCCGCGGCGGACACTGCCGCGCGGGACATCACCGCCCGGATGCGCAAACTCCCCGAAGTCGGCGCCGTGGCCGCGCCCGTGCGCTCGGCCGACGGCAGAGCGGTCCGGGTCGACGTGACCATGAAGGGCCCCGAGCTCGACGGCAAGAAGCACGTGGACCCCCTGCGGGCGCAGACCGCCGCGGTGCAGGCCGCACACCCCGGGCTGCGCGTGGAGGAGACCGGCAGCCCCTCCATCAGCAAGGGCGTCGAGAAGCTGCGGGGAGACGATCTCTCCCGCACGGAGCTCATCGCGCTGCCCGTCACCCTGATCACCCTGTTGTTCGTCTTCCGCTCCGTGGCGATGGCCACCGTGCCGCTGCTGCTGGCGCTCTCCTCGATCGCCGCCGCCATCGGCCTGTCGATGCCGGCCTCGCACGCCTTCCCCGACGCCGGCGTCGGCACCAACGTCATCCTGCTGATCGGCCTGGCCGTCGGCGTCGACTACACCCTCTTCTACCTCAAGCGCGAACGGGAGGAACGCGCCCGGGCAGGCGGCCGGCTCAGCTCGCAGGCCGTGGTGGAACTCGCCGCGGCCACATCCGGACGGGCCGTCGTGCTCTCCGGGCTCGCCGTCGCCGTCTCCAGCGCGACGCTGTACCTGGTGGACGACGTCATCTTCTCCTCGATCGCCACGGGCGCGATCGTCGTCACCCTGGTCGCCGTGGTCAGCTCGCTCACCGTGCTGCCCGCGCTGCTGGCCACCTTCGGTGAGCGGGCGGAGCGCCGCGCGCTGCGCAAGGCCGCCCGCGCGGCCGGGCGCGGCACCGCACAGCCGACGCACCCCCCGCAGCCGAAGGCCCGTGCCGGCCGGATCACCGGGGCCGTACTGCGCGCCACGAGCAGGCGTCCGGCCGCCACCCTGACGGTCGCCGTCCTCGCGACCCTCGCCCTGGCCGCCCCGCTACTGGACCTCGAGCTGACCGACATGGGCCGCGAGACCCACTCCCGCTCCATCCCCGCCATGCGGACGTACGACCGGCTCAACCACGCCTTCCCGGAACTGAAGTCCATGCACCAGGTCGTCGTACGCGCCGAGCCGGCCCTCGCCGGCGAGGTGACCGGCGCGCTGCGCGCACTGGCCCGCCGCGCCGAAGCCGACCCGGCGCTCGCCGGCACGGCGGAACTGCGCACCTCACCCGACCGGCGCGTCAGCCTCCTGGAACTGCCCGTACCGCACCACGTGAGCTCCGACGCGGCGCAGACGTCCCTCGAACGCCTCCGCCAGAGGTACGTGCCGGCCACCGTCGGCCAGGTGACCGGCGCCCGGACCGCGGTGACCGGGGACGTCGCCCGCTACGCCGACTACCCCGAGCACCAGAGGCAGAAGCTGCCGATCGTCATCGGGTCCCTGCTCCTGGTGACCTTCGCCATGACGGTGTGGGCGTTCCGCTCACTCGTCCTCGGCCTCGTCGGCGTGGCACTGAACCTGCTCTCGGCCGCCGCCTCGCTCGGTCTGCTGGTGCTGGTCTTCCAAGACGAATGGGCCGAGAGCCTGCTCGACTTCACCTCCACCGGCTCGGTCGGCTCCCGGGTACCGCTGTTCCTGTTCGTGATCCTCTTCGGTCTGTCGATGGACTACCAGGTGTTCGTCATCACCCGGATCCGGGAGGGAGTGCTCCGCGGTGTGCCGACCCGGCAGGCCGTACTCGACGGCATCGGCGGCTCGGCGAGTGTGGTGACCAGCGCCGCCTTCGTGATGGTGACCGTGTTCGCCAGCTTCGTGCCCCTGCACATCATGGAGATGAAACAGATCGGCTTCAGCCTGGCGGTGGCCGTACTGATCGACGCCTTCGTCATCCGCATCGTCATCCTGCCCGCCCTCATGCTGCTGCTCGGCGACAGGTGCTGGTGGCCGTCGCGGAACGGACGCGGAGCACACCACGTCGTCCCGGCCGGGCGCCCGCTCGAAAACGTAGGCTGA
- a CDS encoding GHMP family kinase ATP-binding protein → MCHGTLGELFQGPLRHGGEQRIALVSFPVDRHSWVHFTRGAGPPGALPAGEKTARAAGLFLERYGLTLPPGRWSAHSDLRVGVGMASSTADIVATLRCLFRVFSLPYDLRAVIEVLSAIERADSVFLDEFALYLSDRHRVVRRLGTAIGFHTAFITEPGTVDTAVVTPLLLRHYRRRSAEYERCLTDLLKGFSAADPAAVARSATADAALSQEVLPKATFETVLAHREEFGADGVFVAHTGCLVGYLFARRPSPSLKDELSGFFHTLGHQCSFAQGGYG, encoded by the coding sequence GTGTGCCACGGCACCCTGGGGGAGCTGTTCCAGGGGCCGCTCCGGCACGGGGGCGAGCAACGCATCGCGCTCGTCTCGTTCCCCGTCGACCGGCACTCCTGGGTGCATTTCACCCGGGGTGCCGGACCCCCGGGTGCCCTCCCGGCGGGCGAGAAGACGGCTCGGGCCGCCGGGCTGTTCCTGGAGCGCTACGGCCTGACCCTGCCGCCGGGCCGGTGGAGTGCCCATTCCGACCTCCGGGTCGGTGTGGGCATGGCCAGTTCCACCGCCGACATCGTGGCGACGCTGCGCTGTCTGTTCCGGGTCTTCTCGCTGCCGTACGACCTGCGTGCGGTGATCGAGGTGCTGTCCGCGATCGAACGCGCGGACAGTGTCTTCCTCGACGAGTTCGCGCTGTATCTCAGTGACCGGCACCGTGTCGTCCGCCGCCTGGGAACCGCCATCGGCTTCCACACCGCGTTCATCACGGAGCCCGGCACCGTCGACACCGCCGTGGTGACGCCGCTGCTGCTGCGGCACTACCGGCGGCGGTCGGCGGAATACGAGCGCTGCCTGACCGATCTGCTCAAGGGGTTCTCGGCAGCCGATCCGGCGGCCGTCGCCCGTTCCGCGACGGCCGACGCCGCTCTCTCCCAGGAGGTGCTGCCCAAAGCCACGTTCGAGACCGTGCTGGCACACCGCGAGGAGTTCGGGGCGGACGGTGTGTTCGTCGCGCACACCGGCTGCCTCGTCGGCTACCTCTTCGCCCGCCGCCCCTCCCCCTCGCTCAAGGACGAACTGTCCGGCTTCTTCCACACGCTCGGCCACCAGTGCTCATTCGCCCAAGGAGGCTACGGGTGA
- a CDS encoding cysteine synthase family protein: MIHAHIADALKSPHLVRLSDGMVLARFESMKIYSALAAVRRLLDRGTVRPGQTLVDSSSGIYAQALALACHRYGMRCHIVASTTVDATTRAQLEILGATVEQVAPSKNLKLDQELRVARVRQILAERPDVHWMRQYHDDIHYLGYREFADTVAAAFPDRPLTVVGGIGSGASTGGLAEHLRQRDPSVRLIGLQPFGSVTFGSEDHHDPEAIIAGIGSSIVFDNVRHHLYDAIHWMDFHHAMAGAVALLREHAVFAGLSTGAAYLAASWEAHRCPGRLHLVIGADTGHRYVERVFARHREALDTAALGPAEITSPADLSMPWSTMAWNRSPAPGRQKELAS, encoded by the coding sequence GTGATACACGCCCATATCGCCGACGCTCTCAAGTCCCCGCACCTGGTCCGACTGTCCGACGGCATGGTCCTGGCCCGCTTCGAATCGATGAAGATCTACTCCGCGCTGGCCGCGGTGCGACGGCTCCTCGACCGGGGCACGGTCCGGCCCGGGCAGACCCTCGTCGACAGCTCCAGCGGGATCTACGCCCAGGCACTGGCGCTGGCCTGTCACCGCTACGGCATGCGCTGCCACATCGTCGCCTCCACCACCGTCGACGCCACCACCCGTGCCCAGTTGGAGATCCTCGGCGCCACCGTCGAGCAGGTCGCCCCGTCGAAGAACCTCAAACTCGACCAGGAGCTGCGCGTGGCGCGGGTGCGGCAGATCCTGGCGGAGCGTCCCGACGTCCACTGGATGCGTCAGTACCACGACGACATCCACTATCTCGGCTACCGGGAGTTCGCGGACACCGTCGCCGCCGCGTTCCCGGACCGGCCGCTGACCGTCGTCGGGGGGATCGGGTCGGGCGCCTCCACGGGCGGGCTGGCCGAGCATCTGCGGCAGCGTGACCCGTCGGTCCGTCTGATCGGTCTGCAGCCCTTCGGGAGCGTCACCTTCGGCAGCGAGGACCACCACGATCCGGAGGCGATCATCGCCGGCATCGGCTCCTCGATCGTCTTCGACAACGTCCGCCACCATCTGTACGACGCGATCCACTGGATGGACTTCCACCACGCCATGGCGGGAGCCGTGGCCCTGCTGCGCGAGCACGCGGTGTTCGCCGGCCTGTCCACGGGCGCCGCCTACCTCGCCGCCTCCTGGGAGGCGCACCGCTGTCCCGGCCGGCTCCATCTGGTGATCGGGGCCGACACCGGTCACCGCTACGTCGAGCGGGTCTTCGCCCGGCACCGCGAGGCTCTGGACACCGCCGCGCTCGGCCCGGCCGAGATCACCTCGCCGGCGGACCTGTCGATGCCCTGGTCGACGATGGCCTGGAACCGCAGCCCCGCACCGGGCCGGCAGAAGGAGCTCGCGTCGTGA
- a CDS encoding ATP-grasp domain-containing protein, which yields MTVVSLEALTFGLGHLIRAADALGERIRLLTRDPLVYAHELRQLPDGALDVVEMDTFDVDAVAADLCGLPGLRGLISSTDTWTLVGAELTARFRLPGLDAAVLELTRDKARVRNVLYEAGLTRGRAVEAGALGADADYPRRLGKEVGFPAVLKDTAGTGSQNVWLARDEPELAEALRAAGGRRLTGRLFAEPYFSGPLYSAETLTWEGHTRLLGVSSRLMSHEPRFREEITAFPVAFPEPQRLSLEKWLGEVLAAVGYTDRFAHVEFALTVTGPEIIEINPRIGGALVAEGMCRALGCNVYEAMVEASLGRRPRLIDAELPGGPAVAFVLGYPEQAGVFTGVTGLDRLEGMPGSPAWYPVKRVGDRIEYLGDSRGYAGIVWAEAETAELATHRAVAAANAVRVHTERAAG from the coding sequence GTGACGGTGGTCTCCCTCGAAGCCCTCACCTTCGGCCTGGGGCACCTGATCCGGGCCGCCGACGCGCTCGGCGAGCGCATCCGGCTGCTGACCCGTGACCCGCTCGTCTACGCGCACGAATTGCGGCAGCTGCCGGACGGGGCTCTCGACGTGGTCGAGATGGACACCTTCGACGTGGACGCCGTGGCCGCGGACCTTTGCGGCCTTCCCGGGCTGCGGGGGCTCATCAGCTCGACCGACACCTGGACCCTGGTCGGTGCCGAGCTGACGGCCCGCTTCCGACTGCCCGGCCTGGACGCCGCCGTACTGGAGCTGACGCGGGACAAGGCAAGGGTGCGCAACGTGCTTTACGAGGCGGGCCTGACGAGGGGCCGCGCGGTGGAGGCCGGAGCCCTGGGGGCCGACGCCGACTACCCGCGCCGGCTGGGGAAGGAGGTGGGCTTCCCCGCCGTCCTGAAGGACACCGCCGGAACCGGCAGCCAGAACGTCTGGCTCGCCCGTGACGAGCCGGAGCTCGCAGAGGCCCTGCGCGCGGCCGGCGGGCGGCGGCTGACCGGCCGCCTCTTCGCGGAGCCGTACTTCTCCGGGCCTCTCTACAGCGCCGAGACACTCACCTGGGAGGGACACACCAGGCTGCTGGGCGTCTCCAGCCGGCTGATGTCGCACGAGCCGCGCTTCCGTGAGGAGATCACCGCGTTCCCCGTCGCCTTCCCCGAGCCGCAGCGCCTGTCGCTGGAGAAGTGGCTGGGCGAGGTGCTCGCGGCCGTGGGTTACACCGACCGGTTCGCCCATGTCGAGTTCGCCCTCACCGTGACGGGCCCGGAGATCATCGAGATCAATCCCCGGATCGGCGGCGCTCTCGTCGCGGAGGGCATGTGCCGGGCGCTCGGCTGCAATGTGTACGAGGCGATGGTGGAGGCCTCTCTCGGCCGTCGTCCCCGCCTCATCGACGCGGAGCTTCCGGGCGGCCCGGCGGTCGCGTTCGTTCTCGGATATCCGGAACAGGCAGGAGTGTTCACGGGGGTGACGGGGCTCGACCGGCTGGAGGGCATGCCGGGGTCGCCCGCCTGGTATCCGGTCAAGCGCGTCGGAGACCGCATCGAGTACCTGGGCGACAGCCGGGGCTACGCGGGCATCGTCTGGGCGGAGGCGGAGACCGCTGAGCTGGCCACCCACCGCGCCGTGGCCGCCGCCAACGCGGTACGGGTCCACACCGAGCGGGCGGCCGGGTGA
- a CDS encoding MFS transporter, whose product MSAGRATATPLGISLLRLSGPLRFLLVSSFLIPLGSFMVLPFMSVFLHERLGMGLGAVGLVLAVASLVQFSGGVVGGALADRIGLRRTMVWALTVRTAGFVGLLLALRWPPLVVGALILTCCGAALYLPANKAYLVRGVDDERRPMFLSAGNAALNAGMAVGPLIAGPFVLSSPGWLFLATTALFLGVTAGHALLPTERTPVGPAGGAVGADPGKADGLPVSRGLLSGVAPLPFAANLLAFYLYFHFQHYLAVFAVERASSEFYSLVLLTCFVLVIVVQPLASGRIRRMPYRRALVGGFLALAAGMAVLSAGTRTALLLGGALITFGDIVLFLKNDLEALRRSPRSDAVVFGQQRLAAGLGACASGILGGQLYGLGLDAGETGWFWLAAAAQCLLLPPLLLAVRTAPGAGKPIDSTTRRKAGS is encoded by the coding sequence GTGAGCGCAGGGCGGGCCACGGCGACACCCCTCGGCATCTCGCTTCTCCGGCTGAGCGGACCGCTGCGGTTCCTGCTGGTCAGTTCCTTCCTCATCCCGCTGGGCAGCTTCATGGTCCTGCCGTTCATGTCGGTGTTCCTGCACGAACGGCTCGGCATGGGCCTGGGAGCGGTGGGGCTGGTCCTGGCCGTGGCGTCCCTCGTGCAGTTCTCCGGTGGCGTGGTCGGCGGGGCGCTCGCGGACCGTATCGGCCTGCGGCGCACCATGGTGTGGGCCCTGACGGTACGTACGGCGGGCTTCGTGGGTCTGCTGCTGGCGTTGCGCTGGCCGCCGCTCGTCGTGGGCGCGCTGATCCTCACCTGTTGCGGTGCGGCGCTGTATCTCCCCGCCAACAAGGCCTATCTGGTGCGCGGCGTGGACGACGAGCGGCGGCCGATGTTCCTGTCGGCCGGGAACGCGGCGCTCAACGCGGGCATGGCGGTCGGACCACTGATCGCCGGCCCGTTCGTGCTGTCCTCACCCGGCTGGCTGTTCCTCGCGACGACAGCCCTGTTCCTGGGCGTGACGGCCGGCCACGCGCTGCTGCCCACGGAGAGGACCCCGGTGGGGCCGGCGGGCGGAGCCGTCGGCGCGGACCCGGGGAAGGCCGATGGTCTCCCGGTGAGCAGGGGCCTGCTCTCGGGAGTGGCACCGCTGCCGTTCGCGGCCAATCTGCTGGCCTTCTATCTGTACTTCCACTTCCAGCACTATCTGGCCGTGTTCGCGGTGGAGCGGGCGTCCAGCGAGTTCTACAGCCTGGTGCTGCTCACCTGCTTCGTCCTGGTCATCGTGGTCCAGCCACTGGCCTCCGGCCGGATCCGCCGGATGCCGTACCGGCGGGCGCTGGTGGGGGGCTTCCTCGCGCTCGCCGCCGGAATGGCGGTCCTGTCGGCCGGCACCAGGACGGCGCTGCTGCTGGGCGGCGCGCTGATCACCTTCGGTGACATCGTGTTGTTCCTGAAGAACGACTTGGAGGCCTTGCGCCGCAGTCCGCGCTCCGATGCCGTCGTGTTCGGGCAGCAGCGTCTCGCGGCCGGCCTCGGCGCGTGCGCGAGCGGGATTCTCGGCGGGCAGCTCTACGGTCTCGGCCTCGACGCCGGGGAGACCGGCTGGTTCTGGCTGGCGGCCGCGGCTCAGTGTCTGCTTCTCCCGCCCCTGCTGCTCGCGGTGCGCACGGCACCGGGTGCGGGGAAACCGATCGACTCGACGACGCGAAGGAAGGCCGGTTCCTGA
- a CDS encoding class I SAM-dependent methyltransferase, with translation MTRTDGFEDDEFWTEFYDFLFSEQRYSQAEELLDSSPLLAFTPGARVLDLCCGPGVFTVPLARRGHHVTGVDRSPAMLERAREFCGAAGAKARFVRTDALHHVEPEAYDVVLNMFTSFGYFEEHAANMRVLRNMRACLEPGGRLLLDVAGKELLARKVVPPKVVHRGGDLLVQTDTVLDDWARLRSDWVLVRGDRVRRASLVWFVYSAVELRAMAEEAGFEEVEIFGGFDGRPYDQDAERLILRASRQG, from the coding sequence ATGACACGGACGGACGGGTTCGAGGACGACGAGTTCTGGACCGAGTTCTACGACTTTCTCTTCTCCGAACAGCGCTACAGCCAGGCGGAGGAACTTCTCGACTCCTCTCCCCTGTTGGCCTTCACTCCCGGGGCCCGTGTCCTGGACCTGTGCTGCGGCCCGGGTGTGTTCACCGTTCCGCTGGCGCGTCGCGGCCACCACGTCACCGGCGTGGACCGCAGTCCCGCGATGCTGGAGCGGGCGCGGGAGTTCTGCGGGGCGGCGGGGGCGAAGGCCCGGTTCGTCCGGACCGACGCGCTGCACCACGTCGAGCCGGAGGCCTACGACGTCGTGCTCAACATGTTCACATCGTTCGGGTACTTCGAGGAACACGCCGCCAACATGCGGGTGTTGCGCAACATGCGTGCTTGTCTGGAACCCGGTGGCCGTCTGCTGCTGGACGTGGCGGGCAAGGAGCTCCTGGCCCGTAAGGTCGTGCCGCCGAAGGTCGTCCACCGGGGCGGTGATCTGCTGGTGCAGACCGACACCGTGCTCGACGACTGGGCCCGGCTGCGCAGCGACTGGGTGCTGGTCCGCGGGGACCGCGTTCGCCGGGCGAGCCTGGTCTGGTTCGTGTACAGCGCGGTCGAACTGCGGGCGATGGCCGAGGAGGCCGGCTTCGAAGAGGTCGAGATCTTCGGTGGCTTCGACGGCCGGCCCTACGACCAGGACGCCGAACGACTGATCCTTCGCGCCTCCCGTCAGGGCTGA
- a CDS encoding ABC transporter substrate-binding protein translates to MYDGIHRLSFSSPTRRRIIRCALASVLATSFLAGCGATDPADDRATAPRAKGFPVTIDNCGTRTTYRKPPARVVTIHQHPAELMLALGLKKAMVGTSFPDSAVLPEHRRDFGRIPELAKKEPSFETVVDAEPDFVYGGYGSAFAEKEGRSRKVFAEAGIDTYLNREYCGKGRVAMADAYEEVRTIGRIFGIQGRADDLVTRLEERVARTTEAVEGSRPVPVFVYDSGDKAAFTAGGKSLGTEIIRLAGGRNVFGDLDEVFGDVSWEQVVERKPEVIAIYDYRGSGSVEQKKKFLLSHPALADVPAVKNQRFTVLPLTSTLVGVRPPYAVEDLARRLHPERFR, encoded by the coding sequence ATGTACGACGGCATCCACCGTCTTTCCTTTTCGTCCCCCACCCGTCGGCGGATCATCCGTTGTGCGTTGGCTTCGGTCCTTGCCACGAGCTTCCTGGCAGGCTGCGGAGCGACGGACCCTGCGGACGACCGGGCCACGGCCCCGCGGGCGAAGGGGTTTCCCGTCACCATCGACAATTGCGGCACCCGGACCACCTATCGGAAGCCACCCGCCCGGGTGGTGACCATCCACCAGCACCCGGCCGAGCTGATGCTCGCTCTCGGGCTGAAGAAGGCGATGGTCGGCACGTCGTTCCCCGACTCCGCGGTGCTGCCCGAGCACCGCCGCGACTTCGGCCGGATTCCCGAGCTGGCGAAGAAGGAGCCGTCCTTCGAGACCGTCGTGGACGCCGAGCCCGACTTCGTGTACGGCGGCTACGGTTCCGCCTTCGCGGAGAAGGAGGGGCGATCCCGCAAGGTGTTCGCCGAGGCGGGCATCGACACCTATCTCAACCGCGAGTACTGCGGCAAAGGCCGCGTGGCCATGGCGGACGCCTACGAGGAGGTCCGTACCATCGGCCGGATCTTCGGCATCCAGGGCAGGGCCGACGACCTCGTGACGCGCCTCGAGGAACGCGTCGCCAGGACGACCGAAGCGGTCGAAGGCAGCCGGCCGGTGCCGGTGTTCGTCTACGACAGCGGGGACAAGGCGGCCTTCACGGCAGGCGGCAAGAGCCTGGGCACGGAGATCATCCGGCTGGCCGGAGGGCGCAACGTGTTCGGCGACCTCGACGAGGTCTTCGGTGACGTCTCCTGGGAGCAGGTCGTCGAGCGCAAACCCGAGGTCATCGCCATCTACGACTACCGCGGTTCGGGCAGTGTCGAGCAGAAGAAGAAGTTCCTCCTGTCCCACCCCGCCCTCGCCGACGTGCCCGCCGTCAAGAACCAGCGGTTCACGGTACTGCCGCTGACCTCGACCCTGGTCGGTGTGCGGCCCCCCTACGCGGTGGAGGATCTGGCCCGCCGACTGCATCCCGAGCGGTTCCGGTGA
- a CDS encoding FecCD family ABC transporter permease, translated as MPPRGRRKVPYPLVLVLLGALLLVSVTAGLTIGSVNVPPGEVWGIVAHRVGAPWPEPAWTRARETIVLDARAPRVLLGAVTGSGLAVVGTAMQALVRNPLADPYLLGVSSGASLGAVLVIVSGVTLFGTLSLSVSAFAGALLTLLLVYATARATGRITSVRLVLSGVAVAAVATALTDLVLLTADRGNQAREVLAWTLGGLGGVRWDTLWLPAGALLVAVAVLILRARSLNLLLAGEEAATTMGLDVARFRGRMFVLLSLVTGVLVAAAGPIGFVGLMLPHIVRLFVGGDHRRVLPAAALAGAVFLVWADITARTVAAPQEIPVGVLTALCGGPFFLWLMRRDARRGTGQGVE; from the coding sequence ATGCCACCGCGCGGACGGCGCAAGGTGCCCTATCCGCTGGTCCTGGTGCTTCTCGGCGCTCTCCTGCTGGTCTCGGTGACGGCCGGGCTGACCATCGGCTCGGTGAACGTGCCGCCCGGTGAGGTGTGGGGCATCGTCGCCCACCGCGTGGGGGCGCCGTGGCCGGAGCCGGCCTGGACCCGGGCGCGCGAGACCATCGTCCTCGACGCCCGGGCTCCCCGGGTACTGCTCGGCGCGGTGACCGGCTCCGGGCTCGCGGTGGTCGGCACGGCCATGCAGGCCCTGGTCCGCAATCCGCTCGCGGACCCGTATCTGCTGGGCGTGTCCTCGGGCGCCTCGCTGGGGGCGGTCCTGGTCATCGTTTCCGGTGTGACCCTGTTCGGCACGCTGTCGCTGTCGGTGTCCGCCTTCGCGGGAGCCCTGCTCACCCTGCTGCTGGTGTACGCGACCGCCCGGGCCACCGGTCGGATCACCTCCGTCCGGCTGGTGCTGTCCGGAGTCGCCGTCGCCGCCGTCGCGACCGCCCTGACCGACCTCGTGCTGCTGACCGCCGACCGTGGCAACCAGGCCCGCGAGGTGCTCGCCTGGACACTCGGGGGCCTCGGCGGAGTGCGGTGGGACACCCTCTGGCTGCCGGCGGGCGCACTGCTGGTGGCCGTCGCGGTGCTGATCCTGCGGGCCCGGTCGCTCAATCTGTTGCTGGCGGGCGAGGAGGCTGCCACCACCATGGGGCTGGATGTGGCGCGGTTCCGCGGCCGGATGTTCGTGCTGCTCTCCCTCGTCACCGGTGTCCTGGTGGCGGCGGCCGGGCCCATCGGCTTCGTCGGGCTCATGCTGCCGCACATCGTTCGTCTCTTCGTCGGCGGGGACCACCGTCGCGTCCTGCCGGCGGCTGCTCTGGCGGGGGCCGTCTTCCTGGTGTGGGCCGACATCACGGCCCGTACGGTCGCCGCACCGCAGGAGATTCCGGTCGGGGTGCTGACCGCCCTGTGCGGTGGCCCCTTCTTCCTGTGGCTGATGCGCCGGGACGCCCGGCGGGGCACCGGCCAGGGGGTGGAATGA
- a CDS encoding ABC transporter ATP-binding protein — MSATELCVEGLTVTAGAHRLIHDVSVNAAPGEVVGVVGPNGSGKSSLLRTVYRVLRPDTGRVIVDGADAWQLPVRRLARTLAAVVQEPGADFDLVVRDVVAMGRTPHKRLLDGDTAEDTRLVDSALARVDATELSDRPFGRLSGGERQRVLIARALAQQPTLLVLDEPTNHLDIRHQMQVLGLLRRLPTTALVALHDLNLAAYYCDRLYVLRDGAVAASGPPREVLTARLLAEVYGVTGEVTLHPRTGAPHVTFFPEETASGGDVVVAEKPAAAIDGRQSEPWSCGACGEGAGAGRSRPPS; from the coding sequence ATGAGCGCGACCGAACTGTGCGTGGAGGGCCTCACGGTCACCGCCGGGGCACACCGCCTCATCCACGACGTGTCCGTGAACGCCGCCCCCGGTGAGGTGGTCGGGGTGGTGGGGCCCAACGGCAGCGGCAAGTCGAGCTTGTTGCGCACCGTCTACCGGGTGCTGCGCCCCGACACCGGGCGGGTGATCGTCGACGGGGCGGACGCCTGGCAGCTGCCCGTACGGCGGCTGGCACGCACGCTGGCGGCGGTGGTGCAGGAGCCCGGCGCCGATTTCGATCTGGTGGTGCGCGACGTGGTGGCCATGGGGCGCACTCCCCACAAACGTCTGCTCGACGGGGACACCGCCGAGGACACCCGGCTGGTGGATTCCGCACTGGCACGGGTCGACGCGACGGAGCTGTCGGACCGCCCCTTCGGCCGGCTCTCGGGGGGCGAGCGACAGCGCGTACTGATCGCGCGGGCACTGGCCCAGCAGCCCACTCTCCTGGTTCTCGACGAGCCGACCAACCACCTGGACATCCGGCATCAGATGCAGGTGCTGGGGCTCCTGCGCCGACTGCCCACCACGGCCCTGGTCGCGCTCCACGATCTCAACCTGGCCGCCTACTACTGCGACCGCCTCTACGTGCTGCGGGACGGCGCGGTGGCGGCATCGGGGCCGCCCCGGGAGGTGCTCACCGCCCGGCTGCTCGCCGAGGTCTACGGAGTGACGGGAGAGGTCACCCTCCATCCCAGGACCGGCGCGCCCCACGTCACCTTCTTCCCCGAGGAGACGGCATCGGGCGGGGACGTGGTGGTGGCCGAGAAGCCGGCCGCGGCCATCGACGGGCGTCAGTCCGAGCCGTGGTCGTGCGGCGCCTGCGGCGAGGGGGCGGGTGCGGGGCGTTCCCGGCCGCCGTCGTGA